A stretch of Streptomyces vietnamensis DNA encodes these proteins:
- a CDS encoding LPS biosynthesis protein gives MNTTPPRALLPAGLRSPGRWAVLPAAVLAGAVLGGGYGALKTPEYAATSYVIVVPAEKSDASAALGFAQAYGRVATDIAVTGDAQVWAGVTADTLRKNVQAATSPDAPMISITARSAKPAQAVSMADGVARALVLDSAHVAGNTGVKVVQFSRATKPLTPVSPSAPLSALVGGCAGGLLGGLVLLIRPKRAATRDGARHSRQATAPAATAAVPAPAVATHKAEAV, from the coding sequence ATGAACACCACCCCACCCCGCGCCCTCCTCCCCGCCGGCCTGCGTTCCCCGGGCCGCTGGGCGGTGCTGCCCGCCGCCGTCCTCGCCGGGGCGGTGCTCGGCGGCGGCTACGGAGCCCTGAAGACCCCGGAGTACGCGGCGACCAGTTACGTCATCGTCGTACCGGCCGAGAAGTCCGACGCCTCGGCGGCGCTCGGCTTCGCCCAGGCGTACGGGCGGGTCGCCACCGACATCGCGGTGACCGGCGACGCCCAGGTGTGGGCCGGGGTCACCGCCGACACCCTGCGGAAGAACGTGCAGGCCGCGACCTCCCCGGACGCGCCGATGATCTCGATCACCGCACGGTCGGCGAAGCCCGCCCAGGCGGTCTCCATGGCCGACGGGGTGGCCCGCGCGCTCGTCCTCGACAGCGCGCACGTCGCCGGCAACACCGGGGTGAAGGTCGTCCAGTTCTCCCGCGCCACCAAGCCCCTCACCCCCGTCTCCCCCTCCGCGCCGCTCTCCGCGCTCGTCGGCGGCTGCGCGGGCGGCCTCCTCGGCGGCCTGGTCCTGCTGATCCGCCCGAAGCGCGCCGCCACGCGCGACGGCGCCCGGCACTCCCGGCAGGCGACCGCCCCGGCCGCGACCGCCGCGGTGCCCGCCCCGGCGGTCGCCACGCACAAGGCGGAGGCGGTGTGA